One window of Bacillus sp. THAF10 genomic DNA carries:
- a CDS encoding YicC/YloC family endoribonuclease, producing MVKSMTGFGHSEASYDNVKIVVEMKSVNHRFCEIIVRMPKQFMLLEEKIKKEVASIIQRGRVEIFITTEGGLSGKQLSVDWDLLGMYIEEIQEMKNRYNISGSIEVSDILKIEELFVLSQSEKLISELETPLLEQVRTAAEQLLKMRQIEGEALREDVQVHLDKIEDDADSIKQLAPSVALAYRERLEKRLKEYLESQIDEQRILAEAAIFSEKADINEELSRIHSHLEQCRQCLFISEPVGRKLDFLTQELNREINTIGSKANDAKIASFVVDMKASLEKIKEQVQNIE from the coding sequence ATGGTAAAAAGCATGACAGGCTTTGGCCATTCAGAAGCATCCTATGACAATGTGAAAATCGTGGTCGAAATGAAATCTGTTAACCATAGATTTTGTGAAATCATAGTCAGGATGCCTAAGCAGTTTATGTTGTTAGAAGAAAAAATAAAAAAAGAAGTGGCGTCCATCATCCAGAGAGGACGTGTAGAAATATTTATCACCACTGAAGGAGGCTTATCTGGAAAACAACTTTCAGTGGATTGGGATCTTTTAGGAATGTACATAGAAGAGATTCAAGAAATGAAAAATCGATATAATATTTCCGGTTCTATTGAAGTGAGTGATATACTTAAAATAGAAGAGCTTTTTGTTCTATCACAATCAGAAAAGCTCATCTCGGAATTAGAGACTCCTTTACTAGAGCAAGTCCGAACAGCAGCTGAACAGTTGCTCAAGATGAGACAAATAGAAGGGGAAGCTCTTAGAGAAGATGTCCAAGTGCACCTAGACAAAATAGAAGATGATGCTGACAGTATTAAACAGTTAGCTCCATCTGTCGCTCTTGCTTATCGGGAAAGATTAGAAAAAAGGCTCAAGGAATATCTCGAATCTCAAATTGATGAGCAAAGAATACTTGCGGAAGCCGCGATCTTTAGTGAAAAAGCAGACATCAATGAAGAATTAAGTAGAATACATAGTCATCTAGAGCAGTGCCGACAGTGCCTCTTTATTTCAGAGCCTGTGGGAAGAAAACTAGATTTTCTCACTCAGGAGCTTAACCGGGAGATTAACACGATTGGTTCCAAGGCGAATGATGCAAAGATTGCCAGTTTTGTAGTGGATATGAAGGCTTCATTAGAAAAAATAAAAGAGCAAGTGCAAAACATTGAGTAA
- the pyrF gene encoding orotidine-5'-phosphate decarboxylase, with protein sequence MQKSLIVALDFPKKQQVDHFLSLFGEEKLSVKVGMELFYQEGPTIVEALVASGHQVFLDLKLHDIPNTVYHAMKGLGKLGVSMTNLHAAGGSEMMKAGLEGLREGAVIAGKYVPSLIAVTQLTSMTEQRLREDLLVGASMNETVLHYAKKAAEAGLDGVVCSSLEANMLMEELGNEFRKVTPGIRMLGDDANDQKRVVTPKDARKLGATDIVVGRSITGAVDPVQAYKSILQQWQGVEIG encoded by the coding sequence ATGCAAAAATCGCTTATAGTCGCACTTGATTTTCCTAAAAAGCAACAAGTGGATCATTTCTTGAGTCTATTTGGTGAAGAAAAATTGTCTGTTAAGGTAGGCATGGAATTGTTTTACCAAGAAGGACCAACCATCGTTGAAGCACTTGTAGCTTCTGGACATCAAGTGTTCCTTGATTTGAAGCTTCATGACATTCCTAACACGGTGTACCATGCAATGAAAGGACTCGGTAAACTTGGTGTGAGTATGACAAATCTTCACGCTGCAGGGGGCTCTGAGATGATGAAAGCTGGTCTAGAAGGATTAAGGGAAGGTGCTGTTATTGCAGGAAAATATGTTCCTTCTCTTATTGCAGTCACACAGCTCACAAGCATGACAGAGCAACGGTTACGTGAAGACTTATTAGTGGGAGCTTCGATGAATGAAACGGTGTTACATTATGCAAAAAAAGCAGCAGAAGCAGGCTTAGACGGAGTGGTTTGTTCTTCCTTGGAAGCTAACATGCTTATGGAAGAGCTTGGGAACGAATTTAGAAAAGTAACGCCTGGAATTCGTATGTTAGGCGATGATGCTAATGATCAAAAGCGTGTTGTCACCCCTAAAGATGCAAGGAAATTAGGTGCTACGGACATTGTCGTTGGTCGGAGCATTACTGGTGCGGTTGACCCAGTTCAAGCATATAAATCCATACTACAACAATGGCAAGGAGTGGAAATAGGATGA
- a CDS encoding NFACT RNA binding domain-containing protein: MSFDGIFTYAMTAELKKLENGRINKIYQPYKNELIITVRSGGKNHKLLISAHPSYARLHLTEEAYENPAEPPMFCMLLRKHLEGSIITNIHQVGMDRIIILDVKARNEIGDISYKQLIVEIMGRHSNIIFIDKEKQMILDSIKHVPMAHNRHRSLSPGQPYVLPPSQHKLDPFEVTEEAVRNKLDYFSGKLDKQLVQLVAGVSPLFAKEAVYQAGLANRETLPKSFLQLLEKVKQHAFQPQMIITEDNKEQFYFMNLEHLKGERKHFPTLSELLDRFYFGKASRDRVKQQANDLDRYITNEIQKNEKKILKLEQTLIDAKEAEKYQLYGELLTANLYQISRGDKEVTVTNYYDENGGSITIRLDVQKSPSANAQAYFNKYQKAKNSLSIVEEQIEKAKKEIQYFDMLSQQVETASPKDIQEIREELMEEGYMRMKQSRKKIKPQKPVLEQYTSNEGIEILVGKNNKQNDYLTNKVARRDEIWLHTKDIPGSHVVVRSEDPSEETIMQAATIAAYFSKARHSGSVPVDYTKVRHVKKPSGSKPGFVIYEQQQTVYVTPDEEVIISLKKS, from the coding sequence ATGAGTTTTGATGGGATTTTTACATATGCCATGACAGCAGAATTGAAGAAGCTGGAAAATGGAAGAATTAATAAAATTTATCAACCTTATAAAAATGAATTAATAATCACTGTTCGCTCAGGAGGGAAAAACCACAAGCTGCTCATAAGTGCTCATCCTAGCTATGCTAGACTGCACTTAACAGAAGAAGCCTATGAAAACCCTGCAGAGCCGCCAATGTTTTGTATGCTGCTTAGAAAACACCTGGAAGGCAGCATTATCACAAACATCCATCAAGTAGGCATGGACCGTATCATCATCCTTGATGTGAAGGCACGCAATGAAATCGGTGATATTTCCTATAAACAGCTTATTGTAGAAATTATGGGACGCCACTCTAACATCATTTTTATCGATAAAGAAAAACAAATGATTCTAGATAGTATCAAGCATGTTCCAATGGCTCACAACAGGCATCGAAGTCTTTCCCCTGGTCAGCCATATGTGCTTCCTCCTTCACAACATAAGCTTGACCCTTTTGAAGTGACAGAAGAGGCAGTTAGAAACAAACTCGACTATTTCTCTGGAAAATTAGACAAGCAACTTGTTCAGCTCGTTGCTGGAGTTTCTCCATTATTTGCAAAAGAAGCAGTTTATCAAGCAGGCTTAGCTAACAGAGAGACGTTACCGAAAAGCTTCCTTCAACTCCTGGAGAAGGTAAAGCAACATGCGTTTCAACCGCAAATGATTATAACAGAAGACAACAAAGAACAATTTTACTTCATGAACCTTGAGCATCTAAAAGGAGAACGTAAGCATTTTCCAACACTCAGTGAGCTTTTAGACCGTTTTTACTTCGGGAAAGCTTCTAGAGATAGGGTGAAACAGCAAGCAAACGATTTGGACCGCTACATCACGAATGAAATTCAGAAAAACGAAAAGAAAATCCTAAAACTGGAACAAACATTAATAGATGCAAAAGAAGCAGAGAAGTATCAGTTGTACGGGGAACTGCTAACAGCAAATCTCTATCAGATCTCGCGCGGTGATAAAGAGGTAACTGTTACCAATTACTATGATGAAAATGGCGGCAGCATCACCATTCGTCTTGATGTACAAAAATCCCCATCAGCTAATGCTCAAGCTTATTTCAATAAATACCAAAAAGCAAAAAATTCCCTTTCCATTGTCGAAGAACAAATTGAAAAAGCTAAAAAGGAAATTCAATACTTTGACATGCTAAGTCAGCAAGTGGAAACAGCATCTCCTAAAGACATTCAAGAAATTCGTGAAGAGCTTATGGAAGAAGGCTATATGCGAATGAAACAAAGTCGCAAAAAAATCAAACCGCAAAAGCCTGTTTTAGAACAGTATACCTCTAATGAAGGCATCGAGATTCTGGTCGGTAAAAACAATAAGCAAAATGATTATTTAACAAACAAAGTAGCTCGCCGTGATGAAATATGGCTGCATACAAAAGATATTCCTGGGTCCCATGTGGTGGTCCGCAGTGAAGACCCTAGTGAGGAAACCATCATGCAGGCAGCGACCATTGCTGCATATTTCAGCAAAGCACGGCACTCAGGCTCTGTTCCTGTTGATTACACAAAAGTACGACATGTCAAAAAACCCTCTGGCTCAAAGCCTGGTTTTGTCATATACGAACAGCAGCAAACCGTGTATGTAACACCAGACGAAGAAGTAATTATCAGCCTGAAAAAATCATAA
- the gmk gene encoding guanylate kinase has product MKDRGLLIVLSGPSGVGKGTVRKALFSKDDVRLHYSISMTTRNPRQGEVDGVDYFFKSREVFEELIEKDKFIEWAEYVGNYYGTPVDYVEQCLAEGKDVFLEIEVQGAIQVKNKFPEGVFIFLMPPSLTELKNRITTRGTETEDLINNRMTVAKEEIEMMDAYDYVVENDQVDLACDRIQAIVQAEHCKRTRLREKYKQMLEAE; this is encoded by the coding sequence ATGAAGGATAGAGGATTATTAATTGTTCTATCAGGGCCATCTGGTGTTGGTAAAGGAACAGTAAGAAAAGCTTTGTTTTCTAAAGATGATGTTCGTTTGCATTATTCCATTTCAATGACTACTCGTAACCCTAGGCAAGGCGAGGTTGATGGAGTGGATTACTTCTTTAAATCCCGTGAGGTTTTTGAAGAACTGATTGAAAAGGATAAATTTATCGAATGGGCAGAGTATGTTGGCAACTATTACGGAACGCCTGTTGATTATGTGGAGCAGTGCTTGGCAGAAGGAAAAGATGTATTTTTAGAAATAGAGGTACAAGGTGCCATTCAGGTGAAGAATAAATTCCCAGAAGGTGTGTTTATTTTCCTCATGCCACCAAGTCTTACTGAATTAAAAAACAGAATCACAACAAGAGGCACGGAAACAGAAGATCTAATTAACAATCGAATGACAGTTGCAAAAGAAGAAATTGAAATGATGGATGCTTATGACTATGTGGTCGAAAATGATCAAGTAGACCTAGCTTGTGACAGAATCCAAGCTATTGTTCAAGCGGAACATTGTAAACGGACGCGACTTCGTGAAAAATACAAACAAATGCTGGAGGCTGAATAA
- the pyrE gene encoding orotate phosphoribosyltransferase → MNKKIAEELLEIKAVFFQPDEPFTWSSGIKSPIYCDNRLTISYPRVRKQVADSLAALVKNSFGEAEMIAGTATAGIPHAALVSNELNLPMCYVRSKAKGHGKGNQIEGLVTKGQKVVVVEDLISTGGSAIGAVEALREAGCEVLGVVAIFTYGLDVAADNLANFNVKTEALCDYQTLMEAAIERGDIGEADRKKLSKWLENPTSEAWMAY, encoded by the coding sequence ATGAACAAAAAAATAGCAGAAGAGTTACTAGAAATTAAAGCGGTATTCTTTCAACCAGATGAACCATTTACGTGGTCGTCAGGCATAAAATCCCCCATATACTGCGATAACCGGCTGACTATTTCCTATCCAAGAGTGAGAAAACAGGTTGCAGATTCATTAGCAGCCCTAGTTAAGAACAGCTTTGGAGAGGCAGAGATGATTGCAGGTACAGCTACAGCCGGAATTCCTCATGCTGCCCTTGTAAGCAATGAGCTTAACCTTCCAATGTGCTATGTGCGGAGTAAGGCGAAAGGGCACGGTAAAGGCAACCAAATTGAAGGGTTGGTCACAAAAGGTCAAAAGGTAGTAGTGGTGGAGGATCTGATTTCAACAGGTGGTAGTGCAATCGGGGCGGTGGAAGCCCTGCGTGAAGCAGGTTGTGAAGTGCTCGGTGTGGTAGCTATTTTTACATATGGCTTAGATGTGGCAGCTGATAATCTTGCAAATTTCAATGTGAAAACAGAGGCACTTTGCGATTATCAAACATTAATGGAAGCAGCGATTGAGCGCGGTGATATTGGAGAAGCAGACCGCAAAAAACTATCCAAATGGCTAGAAAACCCAACAAGCGAGGCTTGGATGGCTTATTAA
- a CDS encoding dihydroorotate dehydrogenase codes for MTCLDVQLPGLNLKNPIMPASGCFGFGREYAKFYDLDVLGAIMIKATTLEPRFGNPTPRVAETNAGMLNAIGLQNPGLDKVLSEELPFLAQYDVPIIANVAGSKIEDYVEVAKEISKAPNVHALELNISCPNVKTGGIAFGTDPVIAGQVTKAVKEVSSVPVYVKLSPNVANISEIALSIEAAGADGLTMINTLLGMRIDLKTGRPILANQTGGLSGPAIKPVAIRMIHEVSQKVSIPIIGMGGVQSAEDVLEYFYAGASAVAVGTANFVDPYICPSIIEELPQKLHELGFEHISECTGRSWKQHAKIAYSRT; via the coding sequence ATGACATGCTTAGATGTTCAGTTACCGGGATTGAATTTAAAAAACCCTATCATGCCAGCATCCGGCTGTTTTGGATTTGGTAGGGAGTATGCCAAGTTTTATGATCTAGATGTCCTTGGAGCAATAATGATTAAGGCAACAACCTTGGAACCGCGTTTTGGAAACCCAACACCACGTGTCGCAGAAACAAATGCCGGGATGCTAAATGCCATCGGTCTCCAAAATCCTGGCTTAGATAAAGTACTTTCCGAGGAATTGCCTTTTTTAGCACAATATGACGTACCAATTATTGCAAATGTGGCAGGTTCCAAAATAGAGGACTATGTAGAAGTGGCCAAGGAAATTTCAAAAGCTCCAAATGTGCATGCCTTAGAATTAAACATATCCTGTCCTAACGTAAAAACAGGAGGAATTGCCTTTGGTACTGACCCAGTAATTGCTGGACAAGTGACAAAAGCTGTTAAAGAGGTATCCTCCGTTCCGGTGTACGTAAAGCTATCCCCTAATGTAGCCAATATAAGTGAAATTGCCTTAAGTATTGAAGCTGCCGGTGCTGATGGTCTAACCATGATTAATACTTTACTTGGAATGCGTATTGATTTGAAAACAGGCCGCCCAATTCTTGCAAATCAGACAGGCGGATTATCAGGACCTGCAATAAAGCCAGTAGCTATCCGAATGATTCACGAAGTTAGCCAAAAGGTGAGTATCCCTATCATAGGAATGGGGGGTGTGCAATCAGCAGAAGATGTGTTGGAATACTTTTATGCCGGCGCAAGTGCCGTTGCAGTAGGAACAGCAAACTTCGTTGATCCATATATCTGTCCATCAATCATTGAGGAGCTACCACAAAAGCTTCATGAACTTGGTTTTGAACATATTTCTGAATGCACGGGAAGGAGCTGGAAGCAGCATGCAAAAATCGCTTATAGTCGCACTTGA
- the remA gene encoding extracellular matrix/biofilm regulator RemA, with protein sequence MNIKLINIGFGNIVSANRIISIVSPESAPIKRIIQDARDQGMLIDATYGRRTRAVLVMDSDHVILSAVQPETVAQRLINKDDMSDEG encoded by the coding sequence ATGAATATTAAATTGATAAATATTGGCTTTGGTAATATTGTTTCTGCAAATAGGATTATCTCTATCGTCAGTCCGGAATCTGCTCCGATAAAACGTATTATTCAGGATGCAAGAGATCAAGGTATGCTAATTGATGCAACATATGGTAGAAGAACAAGGGCTGTGTTGGTCATGGATAGCGATCATGTTATTTTATCTGCAGTCCAACCTGAGACTGTTGCACAAAGGCTAATTAATAAAGATGATATGTCTGATGAAGGGTAG
- the rpoZ gene encoding DNA-directed RNA polymerase subunit omega, translated as MLYPSIDSLMQKLDSKYTLVTVSARRAREMQQQNDQMIEKTASFKCVGKALEEIDAGLLTAKSIKTAERSEGILNYK; from the coding sequence ATGTTATACCCATCTATTGACTCACTCATGCAAAAGCTTGATTCTAAATACACGTTGGTTACTGTATCAGCAAGACGTGCAAGAGAGATGCAGCAACAAAATGATCAAATGATCGAAAAGACAGCTTCCTTTAAATGCGTCGGAAAAGCACTAGAAGAGATCGATGCGGGACTTTTAACTGCAAAATCCATAAAAACTGCTGAAAGAAGCGAAGGAATCCTTAATTACAAGTAA
- a CDS encoding SurA N-terminal domain-containing protein: MKKISLFLVTILTVGVLAACGSKDDNAAKEGNKEQNKQEEKAPEAEKVDPKETVAIVNGKEIKGEEYNMMLEQTQMMMMQFGQAGGDADKMKDQTLNALIDQEVLSQEVADKGYKASEDEVNKYLEEIKAGYESEEKFKEALEGTPLTMETLKAQLAEELALEKYMEKELGESKVTDDQVKDYYNQAKEQSEAQQKQAPEGEEKAKEGEEAPESKFPELAEVEDQIRGQLEKEEKQKQLQTIVEDLKKNSDIEKKI; encoded by the coding sequence ATGAAAAAGATATCTTTATTTCTAGTGACCATACTTACAGTTGGAGTACTTGCAGCTTGTGGATCTAAAGATGACAATGCTGCTAAAGAAGGCAATAAAGAGCAAAACAAACAAGAAGAAAAAGCACCAGAAGCAGAAAAAGTAGATCCAAAAGAAACAGTCGCCATTGTAAATGGCAAAGAAATAAAAGGTGAAGAGTACAACATGATGCTCGAACAGACACAAATGATGATGATGCAATTTGGACAAGCTGGTGGCGACGCAGATAAAATGAAGGACCAAACATTAAATGCCCTAATCGACCAGGAAGTTCTATCTCAAGAAGTAGCTGACAAAGGCTACAAAGCATCTGAAGATGAAGTAAATAAATACTTGGAAGAAATCAAAGCTGGATATGAGAGTGAAGAAAAATTTAAAGAAGCTCTTGAAGGAACGCCATTAACCATGGAAACTCTAAAAGCACAACTTGCAGAAGAACTTGCTCTTGAAAAATACATGGAAAAAGAACTAGGCGAATCTAAAGTAACCGACGATCAAGTCAAAGATTACTACAATCAAGCAAAAGAACAAAGTGAAGCACAGCAAAAACAAGCTCCCGAAGGAGAAGAAAAAGCTAAAGAAGGCGAAGAAGCACCTGAAAGCAAATTCCCTGAGCTTGCAGAAGTAGAAGACCAAATTCGCGGTCAGCTTGAAAAAGAAGAAAAACAAAAACAACTACAAACCATCGTCGAAGACTTGAAAAAGAACAGCGACATTGAGAAAAAGATATAA
- a CDS encoding calcium-translocating P-type ATPase, SERCA-type, with translation MKWHEMRAEEVEQQINSDIHAGLSESEAKSRLHQFGTNELKEAERPNAFLLFLEQFKDFMVVVLLAATLISGLLGEYIDAVAIIAIVVINAFLGFFQERKAEKSLQALKELSAPQVMVLRESEWRKVASKDVVLGDIIKFSSGDRIGADLRIVQANSLEIEESALTGESVPTIKSDKPVHGMDVAIGDQENMAFMGTLVTRGSGIGVVVATGMNTAMGQIADLLQSAESTITPLQRKLEQLGKILITVALILTVLVVVVGVIQGHSLYEMFLAGVSLAVAAIPEGLPAIVTVALSLGVQRMIKQKSIVRKLPAVETLGCASVICSDKTGTLTQNKMTVTHLWSGGNMWHVTGNGYEPKGEFHTENNKSSVMEKSLVQLLTFGLLCNNAELKVKNKQYVLDGDPTEGALVVAAMKAGYTREGISKEFQVIKEFPFDSERKMMSVVVKDELGKMFVITKGAPDVIANGCEAILWQGKREVFSDKHQHAVKDTVHSLASQALRNIAVAFKPISSFHEELLEKDIEKDLIFIGLQGMIDPPRQEVKQAVKECREAGIKTVMITGDHVITAKAIATEIGILPMGGKVLEGKSLQTMTQGELEDIVDDVYVYARVSPQHKLSIVKALQKKGHIVAMTGDGVNDAPAIKASDIGIAMGITGTDVAKEASSLVLLDDNFATIKAAIKEGRNIYENIRKFIRYLLASNVGEILVMLFAMLLALPLPLVPIQILWVNLVTDGLPAMALGLDQAEGDVMKRKPRHPKEGVFARGLWWKIISRGFLIGLATLLAFLIVYKQHPDNLIYAQTVAFATLVMAQLIHVFDCRSDRSIFHRNPFQNLYLVGAVISSIILMLIVIYYPPLQVIFHTVSLAPKEWLLILGMASLPTFLLVGSLFTSKKKKI, from the coding sequence ATGAAGTGGCATGAAATGAGAGCAGAAGAAGTAGAACAACAAATTAATTCTGATATCCATGCTGGCTTGAGTGAGTCAGAAGCGAAGAGCCGTTTGCATCAATTTGGGACGAACGAGCTAAAGGAAGCGGAACGACCGAACGCCTTTTTGTTGTTTTTAGAACAGTTTAAGGATTTTATGGTTGTCGTTTTATTGGCTGCCACACTCATTTCCGGACTATTAGGAGAGTACATTGATGCAGTTGCCATCATTGCAATCGTTGTAATTAATGCATTTTTAGGTTTCTTTCAGGAAAGAAAAGCCGAGAAATCCTTGCAGGCATTAAAAGAGCTATCTGCTCCACAGGTGATGGTATTAAGAGAAAGCGAATGGCGAAAGGTTGCATCAAAAGATGTTGTGCTTGGTGATATTATTAAGTTTTCAAGCGGCGATAGAATTGGAGCGGATTTACGAATTGTACAGGCTAACTCGCTCGAAATAGAAGAATCTGCGCTTACAGGTGAATCTGTTCCTACCATAAAAAGTGACAAGCCTGTGCACGGCATGGATGTCGCAATAGGGGATCAAGAGAATATGGCCTTTATGGGAACGCTTGTAACTAGAGGATCAGGAATTGGTGTAGTGGTGGCAACGGGTATGAATACAGCCATGGGTCAAATAGCCGATTTGTTGCAATCTGCTGAATCAACGATTACGCCTCTGCAGCGTAAATTGGAGCAGCTTGGAAAAATTTTAATTACTGTGGCCCTCATTTTAACAGTACTTGTCGTAGTAGTGGGAGTCATTCAAGGTCACAGCTTATATGAAATGTTTCTTGCTGGGGTTTCTCTTGCGGTAGCAGCAATTCCAGAAGGATTACCAGCCATTGTGACTGTTGCGCTCTCACTTGGCGTTCAACGGATGATTAAACAAAAGTCAATAGTAAGAAAACTCCCTGCAGTCGAAACCTTAGGATGTGCTTCTGTTATTTGTTCGGACAAAACAGGCACACTCACTCAAAACAAAATGACAGTCACTCACCTCTGGTCAGGAGGTAACATGTGGCATGTGACAGGGAATGGCTATGAGCCTAAAGGAGAATTTCATACAGAGAACAATAAAAGCTCGGTGATGGAAAAATCATTAGTCCAACTTCTTACGTTCGGGCTTTTATGTAATAATGCTGAATTAAAAGTAAAAAACAAACAATATGTATTAGACGGTGACCCAACGGAGGGAGCATTAGTGGTTGCTGCCATGAAGGCAGGGTATACTCGGGAGGGCATCAGCAAAGAGTTTCAAGTGATAAAAGAATTTCCATTTGATTCAGAGAGAAAGATGATGAGTGTTGTGGTAAAGGATGAACTCGGAAAGATGTTTGTTATTACAAAAGGTGCACCAGACGTGATAGCAAATGGTTGTGAAGCGATTTTATGGCAAGGGAAACGAGAGGTTTTCTCTGATAAGCATCAGCATGCTGTGAAAGATACGGTACACAGCTTAGCATCACAGGCCCTTAGAAATATAGCAGTGGCATTTAAACCAATCTCCTCCTTTCATGAAGAGTTGTTAGAAAAGGATATAGAAAAAGATCTTATCTTCATAGGGCTACAAGGGATGATTGATCCGCCACGACAAGAAGTGAAGCAAGCAGTGAAAGAGTGTAGGGAGGCTGGAATCAAAACGGTCATGATTACAGGTGATCATGTGATTACCGCGAAAGCCATTGCGACAGAAATAGGGATTCTGCCAATGGGTGGTAAGGTTTTAGAGGGGAAAAGTTTACAGACCATGACGCAAGGTGAACTAGAAGATATTGTAGATGACGTGTATGTCTATGCTAGAGTGTCGCCACAGCATAAGCTTTCCATCGTCAAAGCGCTCCAGAAAAAAGGACATATTGTTGCCATGACAGGAGATGGAGTAAACGATGCTCCTGCCATTAAGGCATCAGATATTGGTATTGCGATGGGGATTACCGGTACAGATGTGGCAAAGGAAGCATCTTCCCTCGTATTGCTTGATGACAATTTTGCAACGATAAAGGCTGCAATTAAAGAAGGTAGAAACATCTATGAGAATATAAGAAAATTTATCAGATATTTACTAGCATCCAATGTTGGAGAAATTCTCGTGATGCTCTTTGCGATGCTTTTAGCACTCCCTTTACCACTAGTACCAATCCAGATTTTGTGGGTGAATCTTGTGACTGATGGATTACCTGCGATGGCGCTAGGACTTGATCAAGCTGAGGGTGATGTAATGAAGCGTAAGCCAAGACACCCAAAAGAAGGGGTCTTTGCTCGCGGTTTATGGTGGAAAATAATCTCAAGAGGCTTTTTAATCGGACTTGCTACATTGCTCGCATTTTTGATTGTCTATAAGCAACATCCTGATAATCTTATCTACGCACAAACTGTAGCATTTGCAACTTTAGTTATGGCACAGTTGATTCATGTCTTTGACTGCCGAAGCGACCGTTCTATTTTTCATCGAAACCCGTTTCAGAATTTGTATTTGGTAGGAGCCGTCATTTCTAGCATCATCCTCATGCTGATTGTGATTTACTACCCGCCATTACAAGTTATCTTCCATACTGTCTCCCTTGCGCCTAAAGAATGGCTGCTGATCTTAGGAATGGCTTCCTTGCCAACATTTCTTTTAGTGGGATCTCTCTTTACAAGTAAAAAGAAAAAAATATGA